In Fundulus heteroclitus isolate FHET01 chromosome 16, MU-UCD_Fhet_4.1, whole genome shotgun sequence, a single genomic region encodes these proteins:
- the LOC118566341 gene encoding LOW QUALITY PROTEIN: uncharacterized protein LOC118566341 (The sequence of the model RefSeq protein was modified relative to this genomic sequence to represent the inferred CDS: deleted 1 base in 1 codon), producing the protein MAKEKQQFADRQIHDSLQDGLAQRSHSSWASPIIMVRKKDGTYRLCIDYRALNERTVPDAYPLPRIQDTLDTLSTARWFSTLDLTSGYWQVELTPRACKATAFCARTGLFEWNVMPFEVCNAPATFQRLMDPVLAGMQWETCLVYLDDIIVLARDVSEMLQWLGQVFYRLQQANLKLKPAKCCLFRREVAYLGHIVSERGVATDPSKVQKVRMWPTPSSIQEVRRFIGLASYYRRFVKDFASIAEPLHNLTKKNASFQWHAEHQAAFNKLKCLLTSAPILGYPMDCGEMILDTDASDTGIGAVLSQIQGCVERVLAYGSRKLPKPEQNYCTTRRELLAIVEFTSHFRQYLLGQPFKVRTDHSSLRWLTKMREPEGQLAQWLEKLAEYDFEIIHRPGRQHTNADGLSRRPCRQSCPCKVQDPSTPPKTITHQAVRCDLNSNISSLLLSSVGVEDQPSTTEVCPVGVSQNTLTKATETLDQNISTDTDRMHANVQTDGCTVKLTEKIYVAETVDTASLFHGWTMEELSQAQDADVDIAPIRSWMKADDKRPPWSVVLPCSPATKMYWTQWKRLYFRDGVLVRRFYCLDDIQFYPQIVLPRKLQLDVMRQMHEGPVGGHFGVERTPTRLRTRYYWYHMREDVSLWCKTCTSCASRARPQKTPQAPMGTVQLGAPMECIALDIMGPLNETERGNRYVLVIQDYFTKWTEAFPIPNERAVTVAGIVASEWVCRYGIPQALHSDQGRNFESEVFQGMCSLFGIDKTHTTPFRPQSDGQVERFNATLQKILATTAARCHWDWDLMIPYAVMAYRSTKHSATGFSPNFMMLGREISEPVDLVAGLPPDPEHQPTAPEYVQQMRERLELAHQIGHTCKETIQQKLLPHTVQSWRPCVVSH; encoded by the exons ATGGCGAAAGAGAAGCAGCAATTCGCCGACCGGCAGATCCATGACAGCCTGCAGGACGGTCTCGCCCAACGCAGCCACAGCAGCTGGGCCTCACCCATAATTATGGTACGCAAGAAGGATGGGACATACCGGCTCTGCATTGATTACAGGGCTCTCAATGAACGAACCGTACCGGACGCTTATCCCCTGCCCCGTATCCAGGATACGCTGGATACACTGTCTACTGCCAGATGGTTCAGCACGTTGGACCTTACCTCGGGTTACTGGCAGGTGGAGTTGACGCCAAGAGCATGCAAAGCCACAGCATTCTGCGCCAGGACGGGTCTCTTTGAGTGGAATGTCATGCCGTTTGAGGTT TGTAACGCCCCTGCGACGTTCCAGCGGCTGATGGACCCCGTTTTGGCTGGCATGCAGTGGGAGACCTGTTTGGTCTACCTGGATGACATCATCGTGCTGGCGAGGGATGTGTCGGAGATGCTGCAGTGGCTTGGCCAGGTGTTTTATAGACTGCAACAAGCTAATCTGAAACTAAAACCTGCCAAATGCTGCCTTTTCCGTCGGGAAGTGGCCTACCTAGGTCACATAGTGTCTGAGCGTGGTGTAGCTACGGACCCCAGCAAGGTCCAAAAAGTCAGAATGTGGCCCACACCGTCATCCATCCAGGAGGTCCGACGCTTCATCGGTTTGGCATCATACTATCGCCGATTTGTGAAGGACTTTGCATCCATTGCTGAACCCCTTCATAACCTAACTAAGAAAAATGCTAGCTTCCAGTGGCATGCTGAGCACCAGGCTGCTTTCAACAAGTTAAAGTGTCTCCTCACCTCGGCCCCCATTCTTGGCTATCCCATGGACTGCGGGGAAATGATACTCGACACTGATGCAAGTGACACCGGCATTGGTGCTGTACTGTCGCAAATCCAGGGGTGTGTGGAAAGGGTGTTGGCTTATGGCAGTCGCAAGTTGCCAAAGCCGGAACAAAACTACTGCACAACAAGACGTGAACTTCTGGCCATAGTGGAGTTCACCTCCCATTTTCGTCAGTATCTTCTCGGCCAGCCGTTTAAGGTGCGTACGGATCATAGCAGTCTGCGCTGGCTGACCAAAATGAGAGAGCCAGAAGGACAGTTGGCTCAATGGCTGGAGAAACTGGCTGAATACGACTTTGAGATTATCCACCGTCCGGGTCGACAGCACACAAATGCCGACGGCCTCTCCAGGAGACCCTGCCGCCAGTCCTGCCCATGTAAAGTGCAGGACCCCTCGACACCACCCAAAACCATCACCCATCAAGCTGTCCGGTGCGATTTGAACTCTAACATCAGCTCCCTGTTGCTGAGTTCAGTGGGGGTGGAGGACCAACCTTCCACCACAGAGGTTTGTCCAGTGGGGGTAAGTCAAAACACCCTTACAAAAGCTACCGAGACTTTAGACCAAAACATTTCCACTGATACAGACAGAATGCATGCCAATGTTCAAACTGATGGATGCACGGTGAAATTGACAGAGAAAATATATGTGGCTGAGACTGTTGACACGGCTTCTTTGTTTCATGGCTGGACCATGGAGGAGCTGAGCCAGGCCCAGGATGCTGATGTGGACATTGCACCCATACGCAGCTGGATGAAGGCCGATGACAAACGCCCCCCGTGGTCTGTGGTCTTGCCATGCAGCCCGGCCACTAAGATGTACTGGACTCAATGGAAACGACTCTACTTCAGGGATGGAGTTCTGGTCCGTCGGTTCTATTGCCTTGACGACATCCAATTCTACCCACAGATTGTGCTGCCACGTAAACTACAACTTGACGTGATGAGACAGATGCATGAGGGGCCAGTGGGTGGACATTTTGGCGTAGAGCGGACCCCGACCAGATTAAGAACCCGATACTACTGGTACCACATGAGGGAGGATGTTTCCCTTTGGTGTAAGACCTGTACCAGCTGTGCATCACGGGCTCGACCCCAGAAGACACCGCAAGCCCCTATGGGAACAGTCCAGCTAGGAGCTCCTATGGAGTGCATTGCGTTGGACATTATGGGACCACTAAATGAGACGGAGCGTGGAAACCGCTATGTGCTTGTGATACAAGATTACTTCACAAAGTGGACTGAAGCATTTCCTATTCCGAACGAGCGAGCTGTGACCGTTGCCGGTATCGTAGCTAGTGAGTGGGTGTGCCGCTATGGAATACCTCAAGCGCTTCACAGCGACCAGGGACGCAATTTTGAGTCTGAGGTGTTCCAAGGGATGTGCAGTTTGTTTGGGATAGACAAGACTCACACAACACCATTCAGGCCGCAGTCAGACGGTCAGGTCGAGCGTTTCAACGCCACCCTCCAAAAGATCCTGGCAACCACAGCAGCACGCTGCCATTGGGATTGGGACTTAATGATTCCTTATGCTGTTATGGCGTACAGGTCAACCAAACATAGTGCCACAGGTTTCTCTCCAAACTTTATGATGTTAGGCCGAGAAATAAGTGAACCAGTGGACCTCGTCGCAGGTTTGCCCCCTGATCCGGAACACCAACCCACTGCTCCAGAGTATGTGCAGCAGATGCGGGAACGTTTGGAGTTGGCCCACCAAATCGGTCACACGTGCAAAGAGACAATACAACAAAAACTGCTGCCACACACAGTACAGAGTTGGAGACCCTGTGTGGTATCTCATTAA